The Methanotorris formicicus Mc-S-70 genome segment GGATAATGATTCTGTAGTTGATATTGTTGTTGGGAATGGGTTTTGTGTTAATATTGATAATTTGGAAGAATTTTTATCTAAAAAAGATATTAAGAATATAGATGTTTTATTGATCTATACATCAATTTCATCACTTTGGGGGAAGGAGGAGTATTTTGAAAGAGGGGTGGATATTAAGGATTATTTGAATGATTTGTTGAGTTTGGGGATTAAAGCAATAGGTGTGGATTGTGCAAGTATTGGGGATTATGATGTTCATAGAACTCTTTTATCAAATGGGATTTTGATTATTGAAAATCTCACGAATCTTGATGTTTTGGTTGGTAAATCATTTTTCTTTATTGGATTACCACTGAAAATTAAAAATATCGATGGTGTACCAATTAGGGCAGTTGCGATCCTTTAACGTTTTTTTATTTTTTTATTTTTATACTTATTAGATAAAATAATTACTATTGATTTTTTAAATTTATTATTAATATTTTTAATTGCAAATAATAATTTTTTA includes the following:
- a CDS encoding cyclase family protein; the encoded protein is MKCIKNLLKNKNVIIDLSNEIMDFVYPGDPNFYVNIFKFENFMVSEIRIGSHISTHVDYPKHVGLDNDSVVDIVVGNGFCVNIDNLEEFLSKKDIKNIDVLLIYTSISSLWGKEEYFERGVDIKDYLNDLLSLGIKAIGVDCASIGDYDVHRTLLSNGILIIENLTNLDVLVGKSFFFIGLPLKIKNIDGVPIRAVAIL